In Ipomoea triloba cultivar NCNSP0323 chromosome 15, ASM357664v1, one genomic interval encodes:
- the LOC116007016 gene encoding uncharacterized protein LOC116007016 — protein MEVEKRSLKGGFLQLFDWNIKSRKKLFSNKSEAPESSKQGKENINGSALSQFQKAHDYGFGLDAKQNYDYHSALSVSGDENYGQRPPGVVARLMGLDSLPTSQVSELYQAPPPYSHSYRDSHYPRATSDFGNEHHTVVYENVRNKLDGFSMNPVEMRLQRVQNLPIERFQTEVLPPKSAKPISVTQHRMLSPIKSPGFIPPKNAEYIMEAAARIIQQSPKSTIKNKMQYCSSSSIPLRIRDLREKMDAAQKSSKVFEVSQRIRDHNSVKHLRRQPTEKVQGQPEETHPHWAAEVSKRDVSHSKGKEKSVSLAVQAKTNIQKREGSAPTGNKTSVTSKEYTEGKSGRNRSNIQRSVEKRASSKTSNVLRQNNQKQNSSSNKDGESTKSSVSYPKERKPSSTNDISRPSKTVKNTVVNRNSSGAARSMATDIGKEPSTSRSKTLSRKEQLVSGDIHSDGIVPSSILKSKDDKSVKCNVTIEGCTNWDGVERKNGMDVISFTFTSPIKKTVPGSTSSSQIMEKKNILSLISDSCDNQSFPKSSITTPLGLNVIGGDALGVLLDEKLKELTSMVESSGQYLSENGSISSSANTLQDSAHSLDSQRIISTEHNRSQSNLIREKTDIQCDSVSSPLGVLQPKTTKKWQQSEDIEEDSNGIYTGNEREFSFQYPSPASSLEPSFSAGSCTLSDSNESFFGDGTKNHVAGSHEVRSWSSSIALTVEDDMELLDSASSVSIGSSRNRKESAVAFTCADAKGSTYWELEYIKDILRNADLMMKESVPSEAHGIISADLFDRLEMQKVGSNKYVQDLKGRRRLVFDCVVEQLEFRHEQSILGSFHTWARWTTLVQKEEWLAKEMYREISGWTSMEDLMVDELVDKDMSTQHGKWTDFGTEELEGGMEIEKEILTSLVEELVYDIVLS, from the exons ATGGAGGTTGAAAAGAGAAGTTTGAAAGGAGGCTTTCTGCAGTTGTTTGATTGGAATATTAAATCACGAAAGAAGCTTTTCTCTAACAAGTCTGAAGCACCTG AAAGTTCTAAACAGGGGAAAGAAAATATCAATGGATCGGCCCTGTCACAATTTCAGAAg GCACATGATTATGGATTTGGCTTAGATGCCAAACAGAACTATGATTATCACTCTGCTCTGTCAGTCAGTGGTGATGAAAATTATGGGCAACGGCCACCTGGGGTTGTTGCACGCCTTATGGGATTGGATTCTTTGCCGACTTCACAAGTTTCAGAACTGTATCAAGCCCCGCCCCCATACTCTCACTCATATAGAGATTCTCATTACCCAAGAGCAACCAGTGACTTTGGAAATGAACATCACACGGTAGTCTATGAAAATGTGCGGAATAAATTGGATGGATTTAGCATGAATCCTGTTGAAATGAGGCTGCAAAGGGTGCAAAACCTCCCAATTGAGAGGTTTCAAACTGAAGTATTGCCTCCAAAATCAGCTAAGCCTATTTCAGTTACCCAACATAGGATGTTATCTCCTATTAAAAGTCCTGGGTTTATTCCCCCTAAGAATGCAGAATACATAATGGAGGCTGCTGCCAGAATAATTCAGCAAAGTCCTAAATCAACAATCAAGAACAAGATGCAATATTGCAGCTCTTCTTCTATTCCTTTGAGAATACGTGACCTAAGAGAGAAAATGGATGCTGCTCAGAAATCATCCAAGGTTTTTGAAGTATCTCAAAGAATCAGAGACCACAATTCTGTTAAACATCTGAGACGACAGCCTACTGAGAAGGTCCAGGGTCAGCCAGAAGAGACACACCCACACTGGGCTGCCGAGGTATCAAAGCGAGATGTTTCTCACAGTAAGGGTAAGGAGAAATCAGTTTCACTTGCAGTTCAGGCGAAGACCAATATTCAGAAAAGGGAGGGATCAGCTCCAACTGGTAATAAAACTTCTGTAACTTCAAAGGAATACACAGAGGGCAAATCTGGTAGGAATAGGTCAAATATACAAAGAAGTGTGGAAAAAAGAGCATCCAGCAAGACCTCCAATGTGCTAAGGCAGAATAACCAGAAGCAGAACAGTTCATCTAATAAAGATGGGGAAAGCACAAAATCTTCAGTCTCTTACCCAAAAGAGAGGAAACCTTCTTCCACAAATGACATATCTAGGCCCAGTAAGACTGTAAAAAATACTGTCGTAAACAGAAACAGTTCTGGAGCTGCAAGATCTATGGCAACTGATATTGGAAAGGAACCCTCTACTTCTAGATCAAAGACACTTTCCAGAAAGGAACAGCTAGTTAGTGGGGATATTCACTCTGATGGAATTGTTCCCAGCAGCATATTGAAGAGCAAAGATGACAAGTCAGTAAAATGCAATGTCACAATTGAAGGATGTACCAACTGGGATGGAGTTGAGAGGAAAAATGGTATGGATGTTATTTCATTTACATTCACATCTCCCATTAAGAAAACAGTGCCTGGATCCACATCTTCAAGCCAAATTATGGAAAAGAAGAACATTTTGTCTCTGATTTCTGATTCTTGTGACAATCAGTCCTTTCCAAAATCATCCATCACAACACCATTAGGTTTGAATGTAATTGGTGGGGATGCTTTGGGTGTTCTATTAGATGAAAAGCTGAAGGAGTTGACCTCTATGGTTGAGTCATCTGGTCAATACCTTAGTGAAAATGGATCTATTTCTAGTTCTGCCAACACCTTACAAGACTCTGCACACAGTCTTGATAGTCAAAGAATCATATCTACAGAACATAACAGGTCTCAATCCAATCTGATTAGAGAGAAAACAGACATCCAATGTGACTCTGTTTCTTCTCCACTTGGTGTTCTTCAACCAAAAACAACAAAGAAGTGGCAG CAATCAGAAGATATAGAAGAGGATAGCAATGGTATCTATACTGGAAATGAAAGAGAATTTAGTTTTCAATATCCTAGCCCAGCCTCAAGTCTGGAGCCTTCTTTCTCAGCAGGAAGCTGCACTTTGTCAGACAGCAATGAAAGCTTTTTTGGTGATG GCACCAAGAATCATGTTGCTGGATCTCATGAAGTTAGGAGTTGGAGTTCTTCAATAGCACTTACTGTTGAAGATGATATGGAATTATTAGACTCTGCTTCCTCAGTATCTATAGGTAGCAGCAGAAATAGGAAGGAGTCAGCAGTTGCATTCACTTGTGCAGATGCTAAGGGTTCAACCTATTGGGAATTGGAATATATCAAGGATATTCTCAGAAATGCAGATTTGATGATGAAGGAATCTGTTCCAAGTGAGGCCCACGGGATCATATCTGCAGATCTGTTTGACCGGTTAGAGATGCAGAAGGTTGGATCAAACAAATACGTACAAGACTTGAAGGGTAGGCGAAGACTAGTGTTTGATTGTGTGGTAGAGCAGTTGGAATTCAGACACGAGCAGTCCATTCTTGGGAGTTTCCATACTTGGGCAAGATGGACCACGCTGGTACAAAAGGAGGAGTGGCTGGCAAAAGAAATGTACAGAGAGATATCAGGGTGGACCAGCATGGAAGATTTGATGGTGGACGAGCTCGTGGACAAGGACATGAGTACCCAACATGGGAAATGGACCGATTTTGGAACAGAGGAACTCGAAGGAGGTATGGAGATTGAGAAGGAGATTCTAACATCATTGGTTGAAGAATTGGTCTACGATATCGTGCTGTCTTGA